From a region of the Rhodococcus sp. 4CII genome:
- a CDS encoding acyl-CoA dehydrogenase family protein produces the protein MQTIEPNGPADADTGIPTLVEFRAAAKEFLDRTAEPRRPRTAESWGEGDDTFSLFRGATAEDAKVACDWRRTVFDAGFGWIRGPREWGGRGLPSKYEKAYLQIERNYETPSRSPLGVSLGMVGPTLDQFGSDIAKKRWLKALYRGDLVGCQLFSEPAAGSDLAAVKTKATRVEDHWVISGQKVWTSGAHYSDVGLLLARTSASPRHKNLTAFVIDMHAPGVEVRPLRQMTGGADFNEVFLEDVRVEDEYRLGEVDGGWQVALATLMHERGAIGGSAGGGSGLFDMNRLAGMLVHLGAQLDPSIRQEFAKVYAGVAAAKAMRARAEAAAKAGHLPGPEMSLSKLALTRNLAALSHLVSQTLGPKLLADTGEWGTYSWSEFVLGVPGFRLGGGTDEIQRNIISERVLGLPKDPVISSSRTSTKG, from the coding sequence ATGCAGACGATCGAGCCGAACGGCCCCGCGGACGCCGACACCGGGATCCCCACCCTCGTCGAGTTCCGTGCGGCAGCGAAGGAGTTTCTCGACCGCACCGCGGAGCCGCGGCGACCGCGAACCGCAGAATCGTGGGGGGAGGGCGACGACACTTTCAGCCTCTTCCGCGGTGCCACCGCGGAGGACGCGAAGGTCGCATGCGATTGGCGGCGGACGGTATTCGACGCCGGCTTCGGATGGATCCGGGGTCCCCGCGAATGGGGTGGCCGCGGACTGCCTTCGAAATACGAGAAGGCCTACCTTCAAATCGAGCGAAACTACGAGACCCCGTCGCGTTCGCCGCTCGGAGTCAGTCTCGGAATGGTGGGGCCGACCCTCGACCAGTTCGGATCCGACATCGCGAAGAAGCGGTGGCTCAAGGCGCTCTACCGTGGCGACCTCGTGGGATGCCAGCTGTTCAGCGAACCTGCCGCGGGTTCGGACCTAGCCGCCGTCAAGACCAAGGCGACCCGCGTCGAGGACCACTGGGTGATCAGCGGACAGAAGGTGTGGACCTCCGGTGCGCACTACTCCGACGTGGGACTTCTTCTCGCGCGGACGTCTGCCTCTCCCCGCCACAAGAACCTCACCGCATTCGTGATCGACATGCATGCACCCGGCGTCGAGGTGCGTCCCCTCCGGCAGATGACCGGCGGCGCCGACTTCAACGAGGTTTTCCTCGAGGATGTTCGCGTCGAGGACGAATACCGGCTCGGTGAAGTCGACGGAGGCTGGCAGGTCGCACTCGCGACGCTCATGCACGAACGTGGTGCGATCGGCGGATCGGCAGGTGGCGGAAGCGGCCTGTTCGACATGAATCGGCTGGCGGGGATGCTCGTCCACTTGGGCGCGCAGTTGGATCCGTCGATTCGCCAGGAATTTGCCAAGGTGTATGCGGGCGTTGCCGCAGCGAAGGCGATGCGAGCGCGCGCCGAGGCAGCTGCCAAAGCGGGCCACCTACCCGGACCGGAGATGTCGCTGTCGAAGTTGGCGCTGACTCGAAACCTGGCCGCCCTTTCACACCTGGTGAGTCAGACGCTGGGTCCCAAGTTGCTCGCGGACACCGGGGAGTGGGGTACCTACTCCTGGTCCGAGTTCGTGCTCGGGGTACCGGGATTCCGGCTCGGAGGCGGGACCGACGAGATCCAGCGCAACATCATTTCCGAGAGAGTCCTGGGGTTGCCGAAGGACCCGGTCATCTCATCTTCTCGCACATCGACCAAGGGCTGA
- a CDS encoding SDR family oxidoreductase has translation MGSLDNAVAIVTGAGRGIGREHALLLAAEGAKVVVNDLGGGQDGTGAASSPAEDVAAEIRANGGEAVANGDDVADSAGAQRIVDTALDTFGRLDVVINNAGILRDRVLVNIEDEDWDLVVRVNMRGTFLVTRAAARYWREESKAGRPVNASVVNTSSESGVFGNPGQANYAAAKAAIASLTQVSAKELERYGVRVNAILPQARTRLTVSAFGDALSSDEGKFDRWDPANVSPFVVFLASPESELTGEVFLVGGSRVQRIKPWEKDPEWKLQTEGRWTVSDLAKAVQDAGIPAGQKWTANPNAGKK, from the coding sequence ATGGGAAGCTTGGATAACGCTGTCGCAATCGTGACAGGCGCAGGCCGGGGAATCGGCCGTGAACACGCTCTGCTGCTGGCAGCGGAGGGCGCCAAGGTCGTCGTCAACGACCTCGGTGGTGGTCAGGACGGCACCGGTGCCGCGTCGAGTCCCGCCGAGGATGTCGCCGCCGAGATCCGCGCGAACGGTGGAGAGGCCGTGGCGAACGGTGACGATGTCGCGGATTCGGCCGGCGCCCAGCGCATCGTCGACACCGCCCTCGACACGTTCGGACGTCTCGACGTCGTCATCAACAACGCAGGCATTCTGCGCGACCGCGTTCTCGTCAATATCGAGGACGAGGATTGGGACCTCGTGGTCCGCGTCAACATGCGGGGGACCTTCCTGGTCACGCGTGCGGCGGCGCGATACTGGCGCGAGGAGAGCAAGGCGGGGCGGCCGGTCAACGCCTCGGTCGTGAACACCTCGAGCGAATCTGGAGTCTTCGGCAACCCCGGCCAGGCGAACTACGCCGCGGCCAAGGCGGCGATCGCATCACTGACGCAGGTCAGCGCGAAGGAACTCGAACGATACGGCGTGCGAGTCAATGCCATTCTCCCGCAGGCGCGTACGCGCCTGACCGTCAGCGCTTTCGGCGACGCCCTGTCGTCCGACGAAGGCAAGTTCGATCGGTGGGACCCGGCTAACGTGTCCCCGTTCGTCGTCTTCCTGGCCTCGCCCGAATCCGAACTCACCGGAGAGGTGTTCCTCGTCGGTGGCAGTCGGGTGCAGCGGATCAAGCCGTGGGAGAAAGATCCCGAGTGGAAGCTGCAGACCGAGGGACGCTGGACAGTGTCCGATCTGGCGAAGGCAGTCCAGGACGCCGGTATCCCGGCAGGCCAGAAGTGGACCGCGAACCCGAACGCAGGCAAGAAGTGA
- a CDS encoding AMP-binding protein — MTIASRDAEDGGAQAALRCEGTEVTWEEAGAVLRRIANGLNALDLGTLRRVAVFGGNSTEAVLAYGGITLAGASAVPVNFHLTADEAAYIFEDSGASVAFVDASTLDRGRAAAAVSGVSTIIVWGDVGESADPGVHRWDDWLDAASDVQPRTDLAPLPSLVYTSGTTGRPKGTELPPTAFAGGADITEHLDRLRKNSLVEQGRHLVVGPLYHSGPLVGTRLFLAGVPVTVLPKFDPESVLEAIERDRIGSSIMVPTHFQRILALPEDVRSKYDLDSLRFVQQVGAKCPTDVKAAIIDWWGPVVWESYGASEVGTVCRISAGEWLEHRGSVGRPVSPFEAVVVDADGKPVPAGVTGRLYFRDATGRGVVYHNASNADAHLEPGLFTLGEIGHQDADGYVYITDRFSDMVVSGGVNIYPAESEQVLATQPGVVEVACIGIPDEQMGEQLLALVVRRDPSVTETDILAYCRERLSHYKCPRSVEFVETLHRSAVGKINKRALRAPYWDRDNESAPARR, encoded by the coding sequence ATGACGATTGCTTCGCGCGATGCGGAGGATGGTGGGGCACAGGCGGCTCTGCGCTGCGAGGGCACCGAGGTGACGTGGGAGGAGGCCGGTGCGGTTCTGCGACGGATCGCGAACGGTCTGAACGCACTCGATCTCGGCACGCTGCGGCGGGTGGCGGTCTTCGGCGGGAATTCCACCGAAGCGGTCCTCGCGTACGGAGGAATTACCCTCGCCGGCGCCTCGGCCGTGCCGGTCAATTTCCATCTGACCGCCGACGAAGCGGCCTACATCTTCGAGGACTCGGGTGCCTCTGTTGCATTCGTCGACGCGAGCACACTCGATCGTGGTCGTGCCGCAGCCGCGGTATCCGGAGTATCGACCATCATCGTGTGGGGCGACGTCGGGGAATCGGCCGACCCAGGCGTCCATCGATGGGACGACTGGCTCGACGCCGCATCGGACGTCCAGCCCAGGACCGACCTGGCGCCCCTGCCGTCCCTCGTATACACCTCGGGCACGACCGGCCGGCCCAAGGGGACCGAACTGCCGCCGACGGCCTTCGCCGGTGGTGCCGATATCACCGAACACCTCGACCGTCTCCGCAAGAACTCACTGGTCGAGCAGGGGCGCCACCTGGTTGTCGGTCCGCTCTATCACAGCGGCCCTTTGGTCGGGACCAGATTGTTCCTTGCCGGCGTGCCGGTGACGGTACTGCCCAAATTCGACCCGGAGAGCGTGCTCGAGGCGATCGAGAGGGACCGGATCGGTTCCTCGATCATGGTGCCGACGCACTTCCAGCGAATTCTCGCGCTTCCGGAGGACGTGCGGAGCAAATACGACCTGGATTCACTGCGCTTCGTCCAGCAGGTCGGGGCGAAATGCCCTACCGACGTCAAGGCGGCGATCATCGACTGGTGGGGGCCGGTCGTGTGGGAAAGCTACGGCGCCAGCGAGGTCGGAACCGTGTGCCGCATCAGTGCCGGCGAATGGCTGGAGCACCGGGGGTCCGTCGGAAGGCCCGTCTCACCGTTCGAAGCGGTTGTCGTCGACGCCGACGGAAAGCCGGTGCCCGCAGGGGTTACCGGCCGGCTGTACTTTCGCGATGCCACAGGTCGCGGGGTCGTCTACCACAACGCATCGAATGCGGACGCGCATCTCGAGCCGGGTCTGTTCACGCTGGGAGAGATCGGCCATCAGGACGCGGACGGGTACGTCTACATCACGGACCGCTTCTCGGACATGGTGGTCTCGGGTGGTGTGAACATCTATCCCGCGGAATCCGAGCAAGTGCTGGCAACACAACCCGGGGTCGTCGAAGTAGCGTGCATCGGAATCCCGGACGAGCAGATGGGGGAGCAACTTCTCGCGCTCGTCGTACGACGCGATCCCTCCGTCACCGAGACCGACATCCTCGCCTACTGCCGCGAGCGGCTCTCCCACTACAAATGTCCTCGATCCGTCGAGTTCGTCGAGACGCTGCACCGCAGCGCGGTGGGAAAGATCAACAAGCGTGCGCTACGCGCACCGTACTGGGACCGAGACAACGAATCCGCACCCGCCAGGCGCTGA
- a CDS encoding MarR family winged helix-turn-helix transcriptional regulator, whose translation MAQKVARKSARNAELTEAEKLDPMQWIKFYWQQQVDDDPYPFLAMSSVLRLHQLMTSVLEQELKKGFEMSLTDYLMLKTLQLSDTGTRLLSRVAWHLLVHATTVTIATDRLEARGLLTRQPHPKDRRATLVTITSEGRALVDEATAALGKADFGLPGLTPDQAEALVGIVAPIRKAAGDLDRAH comes from the coding sequence GTGGCACAGAAAGTTGCGAGGAAGAGTGCACGCAATGCCGAACTGACGGAAGCCGAGAAGCTCGATCCCATGCAGTGGATCAAGTTCTACTGGCAGCAGCAGGTCGACGACGACCCGTATCCGTTCTTGGCGATGAGTTCAGTCCTACGCCTCCACCAGCTCATGACGTCGGTACTGGAGCAAGAGCTGAAGAAGGGTTTCGAGATGAGCCTGACGGACTACCTCATGCTCAAGACCCTCCAGCTCAGCGACACCGGCACCCGCCTACTCAGTCGGGTGGCGTGGCACCTCTTGGTTCACGCGACGACCGTGACGATTGCGACGGACCGCCTGGAGGCCCGCGGGCTCCTGACCCGGCAGCCGCACCCCAAGGACCGCCGCGCCACCCTCGTCACCATCACGAGCGAGGGCCGCGCACTGGTGGACGAGGCCACCGCTGCGCTGGGCAAGGCGGATTTCGGTCTTCCCGGACTCACTCCAGACCAGGCGGAGGCACTGGTGGGGATCGTGGCTCCGATCCGGAAGGCCGCCGGAGACCTCGACCGCGCCCACTGA
- a CDS encoding class I adenylate-forming enzyme family protein gives MAGTMTGIDSAERTSLEEVWGTEVRPSEYAGHPGLLYEPHPRSFAELLLSTERWNDRTYLVQGERRITFERFSRSIPLACKYFHNRGIREGDRVMLLAYNSPDWVLALWSLWMIGAVPVLGNRWWSPHEIENAVDVAAPRCVVTDMPRLPDSVTIPTVSVDDLRRFFDTDLPEPAARPRDDSAPRGDEDAAALILFTSGSSGMPKAVELSLRSVVANQHNLLLRSRRLPQQVSIDAPQASTLVCTPLFHIGGISNLVTQLINGGKIVLNEGKFDPQQVLTLIEQEQVQSWGGVPTMASRVLEHPDFDSFDLSSLRSWPLGGAPVTPGLLERMQRKLPQLRERGLGNTWGMTESGGFLTVAGNRDLERYPGTVGRPYSVVELQILGPDERGIGEILVRSPTVMLGYIGIDDDTVDSEGWLHTGDLGHINEKGYLFLDGRSKDIVIRGGENIACAHVEAALAAHPDVTEVAAIGLPHADLGEELAAVVVFRAGSTPPTPGELREFLTGTLAYFAIPTRWQFRDAPLPTLAGEKVDKKTLVAQFPTDNDERG, from the coding sequence ATGGCAGGGACGATGACGGGAATCGACAGCGCGGAGCGCACGTCGCTCGAGGAGGTGTGGGGCACCGAAGTGCGCCCCTCCGAGTATGCGGGCCACCCCGGACTGCTCTACGAGCCGCATCCGCGGTCCTTCGCCGAACTTCTACTCAGCACAGAGCGGTGGAACGACCGGACGTATCTGGTGCAGGGCGAACGCCGCATCACCTTCGAACGGTTCTCTCGATCGATACCGCTCGCCTGTAAGTACTTCCACAATCGCGGAATCCGCGAAGGCGATCGCGTCATGCTGCTCGCCTACAACAGCCCTGACTGGGTCCTCGCATTGTGGTCGCTGTGGATGATCGGCGCGGTTCCGGTGCTCGGCAACCGGTGGTGGAGCCCCCATGAGATCGAGAACGCCGTCGACGTCGCGGCCCCGAGGTGTGTCGTCACCGACATGCCACGGTTGCCGGACTCGGTCACCATTCCTACGGTGTCCGTGGACGATCTGCGCCGATTCTTCGACACCGACCTTCCGGAACCGGCCGCCCGTCCTCGGGACGATTCGGCGCCGCGGGGAGACGAGGATGCAGCGGCTCTCATCCTCTTCACGTCCGGCAGTTCGGGTATGCCCAAGGCCGTCGAACTGTCACTGCGCTCCGTCGTCGCCAATCAGCACAACCTGCTGCTGCGCTCGCGGCGACTGCCCCAGCAGGTTTCCATCGACGCACCGCAGGCATCCACTCTGGTCTGCACTCCCCTGTTTCACATCGGCGGGATATCCAACCTCGTCACACAGTTGATCAACGGCGGAAAGATCGTCCTCAACGAGGGCAAATTCGACCCACAGCAGGTGCTCACACTGATCGAACAGGAGCAGGTCCAGAGCTGGGGCGGTGTTCCCACGATGGCGAGCCGCGTCCTCGAGCACCCCGACTTCGACTCGTTCGATCTGTCGAGCTTGCGGTCCTGGCCGCTCGGCGGCGCCCCGGTCACCCCCGGACTCCTCGAGCGGATGCAGCGAAAGCTCCCCCAGCTTCGCGAGCGCGGGCTCGGAAACACCTGGGGCATGACCGAATCGGGCGGATTCCTCACCGTCGCAGGGAACCGCGATCTCGAACGGTACCCCGGAACCGTAGGTCGCCCCTATTCCGTTGTGGAACTGCAGATTCTCGGGCCCGACGAGCGGGGAATCGGCGAGATTCTCGTCCGCTCGCCCACGGTGATGCTCGGTTACATCGGGATCGACGACGACACAGTCGACTCCGAGGGCTGGCTCCATACCGGCGATCTCGGGCACATCAACGAGAAGGGCTACCTCTTCCTCGACGGCCGCAGCAAGGACATCGTCATCCGCGGCGGCGAGAACATCGCCTGCGCCCATGTCGAGGCCGCACTCGCCGCCCACCCCGATGTCACCGAAGTCGCGGCGATCGGTCTCCCGCACGCCGATCTCGGAGAAGAGCTGGCCGCCGTTGTCGTCTTCCGGGCGGGTAGTACCCCGCCCACCCCCGGCGAACTGCGCGAATTCCTCACGGGCACCCTGGCGTACTTCGCGATTCCGACGAGGTGGCAGTTCCGAGACGCACCCCTTCCCACGCTGGCCGGCGAGAAAGTCGACAAGAAGACCCTCGTCGCCCAGTTCCCGACCGACAACGACGAGCGAGGCTGA
- a CDS encoding thiamine pyrophosphate-dependent dehydrogenase E1 component subunit alpha, with protein MSEQTLSHTTTTDAGSIPGTDVLEQMYRLMVTTTLADNRSTQEAKAGRLQAAFYPVRGMEAVCAALGAVLTPQDRMVSTYRNLGDALAKGVTLRSIMAELYGRIDGTSKGKGGPMHLHDTAVGFMATTGIVGSGLPIAVGLALANQLDGGGAATVVTFGDAATSIGAYHEAMNFAALWKLPIVFICQNNQWGEHTPIAEYAPSVELAKRASAYSMHAERVDGFDALATLHVIETAVERARRNEGPTFLECVTYRLTGHSGTADFSYVPRDELEAAMQRDPAPTFRTLLIDRGLTTSERIEALDREAEAYVLDAFQFAENSPLPHEDELFSDVFANDTWVRSVK; from the coding sequence ATGTCAGAACAGACGCTGTCGCACACGACGACCACAGACGCTGGATCGATCCCGGGCACCGATGTGCTCGAACAGATGTATCGGTTGATGGTCACCACGACCCTGGCCGACAATCGTTCGACGCAGGAGGCGAAGGCGGGCAGGCTTCAGGCAGCCTTTTACCCCGTGCGGGGTATGGAGGCGGTGTGCGCGGCGCTCGGAGCAGTGCTCACTCCCCAGGACCGCATGGTATCGACGTACCGAAATCTCGGTGACGCACTCGCCAAGGGCGTCACGTTGCGGTCGATCATGGCTGAGCTGTACGGCCGGATCGACGGCACGTCGAAGGGCAAGGGAGGGCCGATGCACCTCCACGACACGGCGGTCGGCTTCATGGCGACCACAGGCATCGTCGGTTCCGGACTACCGATCGCAGTAGGTCTGGCCCTCGCGAACCAGCTCGACGGAGGTGGCGCGGCCACCGTCGTCACATTCGGCGATGCCGCCACGTCCATCGGCGCCTACCACGAGGCCATGAACTTCGCCGCGCTGTGGAAGCTCCCGATCGTGTTCATCTGCCAGAACAACCAATGGGGCGAGCACACCCCGATCGCCGAGTATGCGCCGTCCGTCGAGCTGGCGAAACGTGCATCGGCGTATTCGATGCACGCCGAACGGGTCGACGGATTCGACGCACTCGCGACACTGCACGTCATCGAGACCGCAGTGGAACGAGCCCGACGCAACGAGGGCCCTACCTTCCTCGAGTGCGTGACCTACCGACTGACAGGTCACAGTGGTACGGCCGACTTCTCGTACGTTCCTCGTGACGAACTGGAGGCTGCCATGCAGCGCGATCCCGCGCCGACCTTCCGAACCCTGCTGATCGACCGAGGGCTCACGACCTCCGAGCGAATCGAGGCCCTGGACCGCGAGGCGGAAGCCTACGTCCTCGACGCGTTCCAGTTCGCGGAGAACAGCCCGCTGCCCCACGAGGACGAGCTGTTCTCCGATGTATTCGCAAACGACACCTGGGTACGGAGTGTGAAGTGA
- a CDS encoding alpha-ketoacid dehydrogenase subunit beta: MTTTERSTDTAVTSAAAMNSALDVAMAADDKIILLGEDIAEPTGGVFKVSKGLSTKYGVERVRSTPIAEQAIVGTAVGLALGGYRAVAEIMFFDFIAVCMDQVVNHAAKFRYMTGGATPTPITVRTVVGSSRFGAQHAQSLEAWFMHTPGINVVMPSSPADAKGLLAACLESEDPCLYIEHISLAYSKKEEVPTGHYSIPLGQANVLRPGRDVTLITYGPQVPVVEQAAEELAAKGIEAEVIDLRTLVPLDFDTVLSSVERTRRAVIVHEATQFCGPGAEISSHIHEELFNELIAPVQRVGSDYSPVPFSSALSGYPTVAKIVHSVEELM; encoded by the coding sequence GTGACTACCACCGAACGCAGCACAGATACCGCCGTGACGTCGGCGGCGGCGATGAACTCCGCCCTCGACGTGGCGATGGCCGCCGACGACAAGATCATCCTTCTCGGCGAGGACATCGCCGAACCCACCGGCGGAGTGTTCAAGGTCAGCAAGGGGCTCTCGACGAAGTACGGCGTCGAACGGGTGCGATCGACCCCCATCGCGGAGCAGGCGATCGTGGGAACCGCGGTCGGACTCGCACTCGGCGGTTACCGGGCCGTCGCTGAGATCATGTTCTTCGACTTCATCGCGGTGTGCATGGACCAAGTGGTCAACCATGCCGCGAAGTTCCGGTACATGACCGGCGGCGCCACCCCCACACCGATCACCGTCCGGACCGTTGTGGGCAGCAGCCGATTCGGTGCTCAGCACGCCCAATCGCTCGAGGCGTGGTTCATGCACACACCCGGTATCAACGTGGTGATGCCGTCGTCGCCCGCCGACGCGAAAGGCCTACTCGCCGCCTGTCTCGAGTCGGAGGATCCCTGCCTGTACATCGAGCACATCTCGCTTGCCTACAGCAAGAAGGAAGAAGTGCCGACGGGGCACTACAGCATCCCACTGGGACAGGCGAACGTACTGCGTCCCGGGCGAGACGTGACACTCATTACGTACGGCCCCCAGGTTCCCGTCGTCGAGCAGGCAGCGGAGGAACTGGCCGCGAAGGGAATCGAGGCGGAGGTGATCGACCTCCGCACCCTCGTCCCCCTCGACTTCGACACCGTCCTTTCTTCGGTGGAACGGACGCGACGTGCGGTCATCGTCCACGAGGCCACCCAGTTCTGTGGGCCGGGCGCCGAAATCAGCTCCCACATCCACGAGGAACTCTTCAACGAACTGATCGCGCCGGTGCAACGGGTCGGTAGCGACTACTCTCCCGTACCCTTCTCGTCCGCGCTCTCCGGCTACCCGACGGTGGCCAAGATCGTCCACAGCGTCGAGGAATTGATGTGA
- a CDS encoding enoyl-CoA hydratase/isomerase family protein, with product MKLSRDGHVGELQLCRPDVLNRFDGALLDELGEALSELGRDRDVRAVVLTSTGRHFSAGGDTEAMLAANDDLRVLMEQVDDGRQLFRTFADFPKPLVVALHGHVFGVATSLVLTADAIVSTPSVQLSDPHVHLGLVPGDGGCVTWPANLPMVRAKRHLLWGEPLLAEDAYKLGMVTELVDDPEEVAPLARSLAAKVAELPPAAVQLTKRALNKGMHARIDEVFDTAFYLEAISASTEDLREAVSAFKEKRPGSWQGR from the coding sequence GTGAAACTGTCGAGAGACGGTCACGTGGGCGAACTGCAACTGTGCCGTCCCGACGTACTCAATCGCTTCGACGGCGCCCTGCTCGACGAACTGGGCGAGGCGCTGAGCGAACTCGGCCGGGATCGCGACGTTCGCGCCGTAGTTCTCACGTCGACCGGACGACACTTCTCCGCCGGGGGCGACACCGAGGCGATGCTCGCCGCCAACGACGATCTGCGGGTTCTGATGGAGCAGGTCGACGACGGCCGCCAACTCTTCCGGACTTTCGCCGACTTCCCGAAGCCGCTGGTCGTCGCCCTGCACGGGCACGTGTTCGGTGTGGCGACCAGCTTGGTCCTGACCGCCGACGCCATCGTCTCCACCCCGTCGGTGCAGCTGTCGGATCCCCACGTCCACCTCGGGCTCGTACCGGGAGACGGGGGCTGCGTGACCTGGCCGGCCAACCTGCCCATGGTCCGCGCGAAGCGGCATCTGCTCTGGGGCGAACCGCTCCTCGCCGAGGACGCGTACAAGCTGGGCATGGTCACCGAACTCGTCGACGATCCCGAGGAGGTGGCCCCGCTGGCGCGATCGCTCGCCGCAAAGGTCGCCGAACTTCCCCCGGCTGCAGTTCAACTCACGAAACGGGCTCTCAACAAGGGTATGCACGCGCGCATCGACGAGGTCTTCGACACCGCCTTCTACCTCGAAGCCATCAGCGCGTCCACCGAGGATCTACGTGAAGCAGTGAGCGCCTTCAAGGAAAAGAGGCCAGGATCATGGCAGGGACGATGA
- a CDS encoding SRPBCC family protein yields the protein MTDLEPRTRTDRSPGVSYHDLLAADTQCVPGFLKMESPHDLGTADIPAYFYFSPEIHELEKEKIWRKTWQFACREELIPHVGDTEIYDIAGISILLVRTGPHEIKGYYNACLHRGRQLREEPGTVRELRCQFHGFCWALDGSLAHVPAQWDFPQIEPEKFGLPEVRVDTWGGFVFINMDPDAEPLLDYLGELPAQFERWDFENRYTQAHVEKVLPCNWKVAQEAFMESFHVVTTHPQLLQGIGDANSQYDYWDNVSRAITPRGTPSPHLTVQPTEQEIFDSMMGLGLEDAPIKTLPDDVRARTVIADATRKAMGDMLGDQAQRLSDTECVDTFFYTVFPNFHPWGAYNRTCYRFKPNGDDPETCIMECLVLSPFQGERPAPAKVRRMGLDETFVDADELGTLARVFFQDEYNVGWVQKGLHTLVENKPGVTFGAYQETKIRHFYDLYRKRIGR from the coding sequence ATGACCGATCTCGAACCGCGCACCCGCACAGACCGCTCGCCCGGCGTGAGCTACCACGACCTCCTCGCCGCGGACACCCAGTGTGTTCCCGGCTTCCTGAAGATGGAGTCCCCGCACGATCTGGGGACCGCGGACATTCCAGCGTACTTCTACTTCTCACCGGAGATTCACGAACTGGAGAAGGAGAAGATCTGGCGCAAGACGTGGCAGTTCGCCTGCCGTGAGGAGCTCATTCCTCACGTCGGAGACACCGAGATCTACGATATTGCAGGCATCTCGATTCTTCTGGTGCGCACCGGTCCCCACGAGATCAAGGGATACTACAACGCCTGCCTCCATCGGGGACGGCAACTTCGCGAGGAGCCCGGCACCGTCCGCGAACTCCGCTGCCAGTTCCACGGGTTCTGCTGGGCACTGGACGGCTCGCTCGCGCACGTCCCCGCGCAGTGGGACTTTCCGCAGATCGAGCCGGAGAAATTCGGGCTCCCCGAGGTCCGGGTGGACACGTGGGGCGGATTCGTATTCATCAACATGGATCCGGACGCCGAACCGCTTCTGGACTACCTCGGTGAGCTACCGGCGCAGTTCGAGCGCTGGGACTTCGAGAATCGTTACACGCAGGCGCACGTGGAGAAGGTTCTCCCGTGCAACTGGAAGGTGGCGCAGGAAGCTTTCATGGAGTCGTTTCACGTCGTCACCACCCACCCGCAGCTGCTGCAGGGCATCGGCGACGCGAACTCCCAATACGACTACTGGGACAACGTCAGTCGCGCGATCACGCCCCGAGGCACGCCGAGTCCGCACCTCACCGTGCAACCAACGGAGCAGGAAATCTTCGACTCGATGATGGGCCTCGGCCTCGAGGACGCACCGATCAAGACCCTCCCTGATGACGTCCGCGCCCGCACCGTCATCGCCGACGCCACCCGCAAGGCCATGGGTGACATGCTCGGCGACCAGGCGCAGAGGCTGTCGGACACCGAATGCGTCGATACGTTCTTCTACACGGTGTTCCCGAACTTCCATCCGTGGGGTGCGTACAACCGGACGTGCTACCGCTTCAAACCCAATGGTGACGACCCCGAGACCTGCATCATGGAGTGCCTGGTTCTGTCGCCATTCCAGGGAGAGCGTCCGGCGCCGGCCAAGGTCCGCCGGATGGGATTGGACGAGACCTTCGTCGACGCAGACGAGTTGGGGACGCTGGCGAGGGTCTTCTTCCAGGACGAATACAACGTCGGATGGGTCCAGAAGGGCCTGCACACTCTCGTGGAGAACAAACCGGGAGTGACGTTCGGCGCGTATCAGGAAACCAAGATCCGACACTTCTACGACCTGTATCGCAAGCGAATCGGTAGGTAG